The following coding sequences lie in one Vibrio spartinae genomic window:
- a CDS encoding conjugal transfer protein TraF, with protein MDIKLKYLIPSLLVVSSGSMAASYAVEARGDAMGGTGVVSANYLTAPFYNPAIVAIYRKNDDAGMLLPSFGLTYNDPDDISNTIDDVGDLIKNVEGGDSSQEAQLQSQLDALNGGELKADIGGAIAIGIPNQYISMNLFGKAYAETYVTPSIATTGSSTLDNAQNSTIDAVSVAVTEVGLSLAKYQTFLGQHISVGVSPKLQRVYTYVYEASLKNYDLSDIDANSTGETVFNLDAGLLWFYGPVRVGFAATNLVSRDITTRLVASSISGKADLQYSYQLRPLYTVGVGLIGDYASISVDYDLNEEERYTNFNDNTQMLRVGGEIDILRQLKLRAGYKKNLVYSGSDGVYTAGIGLSLLGLFELDAAVSYTNAHAKGAYVNFLSTY; from the coding sequence ATGGATATAAAACTAAAATATTTAATTCCTTCACTTCTCGTTGTTTCATCCGGGAGTATGGCAGCTTCCTACGCTGTTGAAGCCCGAGGGGATGCAATGGGAGGCACCGGGGTTGTTTCTGCCAATTATCTCACTGCTCCTTTCTATAATCCTGCTATTGTCGCCATTTATCGAAAAAACGATGATGCGGGAATGTTACTTCCCAGTTTTGGACTGACCTATAACGATCCTGATGATATTTCAAATACCATTGATGATGTGGGTGACTTAATCAAAAATGTGGAAGGCGGAGATTCATCACAAGAAGCTCAGCTCCAAAGTCAGCTAGATGCGCTTAATGGCGGAGAACTCAAAGCTGATATTGGTGGTGCGATCGCAATAGGGATTCCCAATCAATATATTTCGATGAATTTGTTTGGTAAAGCCTATGCAGAGACTTATGTGACGCCATCAATTGCGACAACCGGTTCCTCAACGCTTGATAATGCGCAGAATAGTACGATCGACGCTGTTTCTGTTGCGGTTACTGAGGTGGGACTTTCTCTGGCAAAGTATCAAACATTTCTCGGGCAACATATCTCAGTCGGAGTTTCTCCCAAACTTCAACGCGTGTATACCTATGTATATGAAGCCAGTTTGAAGAACTACGATCTCAGTGATATCGATGCCAACAGTACCGGGGAAACGGTATTTAACTTAGATGCAGGCCTTCTGTGGTTTTATGGACCAGTCAGAGTTGGATTTGCGGCAACCAATTTGGTTTCTCGTGATATCACGACCCGGCTAGTTGCTTCCAGTATATCTGGCAAGGCGGATCTGCAATATAGTTATCAACTTAGACCATTGTATACGGTTGGTGTTGGGCTGATTGGTGATTATGCCTCGATTAGCGTCGATTATGACCTGAATGAGGAAGAGCGCTATACCAATTTCAACGACAATACACAGATGCTGCGTGTCGGTGGCGAAATTGATATTCTGCGTCAGCTAAAATTACGAGCCGGTTATAAAAAGAACCTGGTTTATAGTGGTTCCGATGGGGTATATACAGCGGGGATAGGATTATCCCTACTTGGACTATTTGAGCTTGATGCTGCTGTCAGTTATACCAATGCCCATGCCAAAGGTGCTTATGTGAACTTCCTGTCCACATACTAA
- a CDS encoding DUF2861 family protein, with the protein MMRKKSFFLLGVLICAPSYSVYANWFERNTPLTQAHEHLLEDDLPKMFNSLVEVWQNAKSNHLSSHLNDLLLQSLSADCGKSLERGPFPDWIKSLAVRRVEIQSPGRDAFQLLINMVTTSQIEEVSFTRWIDHSISLDSSFSQTKSDGVTSELTYVKRYNLNNRLPMGLYRLIVSRKNGESWSSWIILDNPKTYHTIHWRSKEQWRVEKTAIPNRYCPLPKMRVSAYSYHNGKYSDVWKQTYESNYPSELPPKTLEPGRYVLAVSMNHQRWQGPITIEQSQVISKTYDVSLEE; encoded by the coding sequence ATGATGAGAAAAAAGAGTTTTTTCTTACTGGGAGTACTGATATGCGCTCCCAGCTATTCTGTTTATGCGAATTGGTTTGAACGCAACACGCCATTAACTCAAGCCCATGAACATCTGCTGGAAGATGATCTGCCTAAAATGTTTAACTCTTTAGTTGAAGTATGGCAGAACGCTAAAAGTAATCACCTCAGCAGTCATCTGAATGACTTGTTACTCCAATCTTTAAGCGCAGATTGTGGAAAGAGTCTGGAGCGTGGCCCTTTTCCTGATTGGATTAAATCTCTCGCAGTACGAAGAGTAGAGATTCAGAGTCCGGGACGGGATGCATTCCAATTACTGATTAATATGGTGACAACGTCACAAATAGAAGAGGTTTCGTTCACTCGCTGGATTGATCATTCAATTTCACTCGATAGCTCTTTTTCCCAGACAAAAAGTGACGGTGTCACAAGTGAGCTCACTTACGTGAAGCGTTATAATCTGAATAATCGTTTGCCGATGGGGCTCTATCGATTGATCGTTTCTCGAAAAAATGGTGAATCGTGGAGTTCTTGGATCATCCTTGATAATCCGAAGACGTATCACACGATTCATTGGCGTTCAAAAGAACAATGGCGTGTCGAAAAAACAGCGATTCCGAATCGTTACTGCCCATTACCCAAAATGAGAGTTTCAGCGTATAGCTATCATAATGGGAAATACTCAGACGTTTGGAAACAGACCTATGAGTCTAATTATCCGAGCGAGTTGCCACCTAAAACATTAGAACCGGGACGATATGTTCTGGCGGTATCGATGAATCATCAGCGGTGGCAAGGGCCGATAACTATTGAGCAATCTCAAGTTATTAGTAAAACATATGATGTTTCACTAGAGGAATAG
- the vxrA gene encoding sensor histidine kinase VxrA has protein sequence MILKRFVLLFMFTIPYAYADSLPARIDNFISLFRYNEALVSYDLRKIEAEYATRLITPESMLPQTFQYPLKDIQQLYALAQHCTGNLPLSPLTTEPLVFTRAMCKGTKLPLRWFARSALIHPGGGTYAARYVKKYPKLYDELKGYMHIQERPQAPEDTLLGRLQRMDSDSVTSLISGDSMFSEQDELWLRKGDRYYVFADRVWKNNAEQAGLVFSYVNNEDSTCFVRRGNLCWEEEDQSDILRYILVGLVAFNVLLVISWFVYRWNTKRLELRSRMLILQILTHELRTPIASLSLTVEGFRREFERLPETVYDEFRRLCEDSRRLRQLAEASKDYLQSDTKPLAVDWVPSVAEWLEYKLEEEFESSIHFSINQDVAAKLNVYWLGTCIDNLLRNAIKYGTAPVQLDVTTSSHMVTFKVIDQGVLIQKDWRQLRKPFVSKSGLGLGLTIVESMVGRMGGKMSLVGPPTTFILEIPCETDVASC, from the coding sequence ATGATATTAAAACGATTCGTGCTGTTGTTCATGTTTACTATTCCATATGCATATGCGGACTCTTTGCCAGCAAGAATCGATAATTTTATATCCTTGTTTCGATATAATGAGGCACTTGTCTCATATGATTTGAGAAAAATAGAAGCGGAGTATGCCACAAGACTTATTACACCCGAATCTATGCTGCCTCAGACATTTCAATATCCTTTGAAAGATATTCAGCAGCTTTACGCTTTAGCGCAGCATTGTACCGGCAACTTACCGCTGAGCCCTTTAACGACAGAGCCGCTGGTTTTTACCCGGGCGATGTGTAAAGGGACGAAGCTCCCGCTGCGTTGGTTTGCCAGAAGCGCTTTGATTCATCCGGGTGGGGGAACATATGCTGCACGATATGTAAAAAAATACCCTAAGCTTTATGATGAGCTAAAAGGTTATATGCATATTCAGGAGCGTCCTCAAGCACCCGAAGATACTTTATTAGGGCGTTTGCAGCGGATGGACAGTGACTCGGTCACCTCATTAATCTCAGGTGACTCAATGTTTAGTGAGCAAGATGAGCTTTGGTTGAGAAAAGGTGATCGGTATTACGTTTTTGCTGATCGTGTGTGGAAGAATAATGCCGAACAGGCGGGTTTAGTCTTCAGTTATGTCAATAATGAGGATTCAACTTGTTTTGTTCGACGCGGTAACTTGTGTTGGGAAGAAGAAGACCAATCGGATATTTTACGTTATATCCTCGTTGGCCTTGTTGCTTTCAATGTTTTATTAGTGATTAGTTGGTTTGTCTATCGTTGGAATACAAAGCGGCTTGAACTGAGAAGCCGCATGCTTATTTTACAGATATTGACACATGAATTGCGGACACCAATTGCCAGCCTTTCACTGACTGTTGAAGGATTCAGACGAGAGTTTGAGCGGCTTCCCGAAACTGTTTATGATGAATTTCGGCGATTATGTGAAGATTCCCGCCGTCTGAGGCAGTTGGCAGAGGCCAGTAAAGATTATTTACAGTCTGATACCAAACCTTTAGCGGTGGATTGGGTACCGTCAGTCGCTGAGTGGTTAGAATATAAATTAGAGGAAGAATTTGAATCATCTATTCATTTCTCAATCAATCAGGATGTTGCAGCGAAATTAAATGTCTATTGGTTGGGAACTTGTATAGATAATTTGCTAAGAAATGCCATTAAATATGGTACTGCCCCCGTGCAGTTGGATGTAACGACGTCAAGTCATATGGTTACGTTCAAGGTCATCGATCAGGGTGTGCTGATACAGAAAGACTGGCGTCAGCTACGTAAGCCCTTCGTCAGTAAAAGTGGTTTAGGCCTAGGTTTAACAATAGTAGAATCAATGGTTGGGAGAATGGGAGGCAAGATGTCTCTAGTCGGGCCACCAACAACATTTATTTTGGAGATACCTTGTGAAACAGACGTTGCTTCTTGTTGA
- the yciH gene encoding stress response translation initiation inhibitor YciH → MTLVYSTEVGRIKPEDSQPQRPKGDGIVRIQRQTKGRKGKGVCVITGLDLDDAALKLLAAELKKHCGCGGAVKDGHIEIQGDDREKIKTLLEKKGHTVKLAGG, encoded by the coding sequence ATGACATTAGTATATTCCACAGAAGTTGGACGCATTAAACCTGAAGATTCACAGCCTCAGCGGCCGAAAGGCGATGGTATTGTAAGAATACAAAGACAAACCAAGGGGCGAAAAGGGAAAGGTGTTTGTGTTATCACAGGTCTTGATCTTGATGATGCAGCATTGAAACTCTTGGCAGCAGAATTAAAAAAACATTGTGGTTGTGGTGGTGCAGTAAAAGACGGTCATATCGAAATCCAAGGGGATGACCGGGAAAAAATCAAAACGCTTCTGGAAAAGAAAGGCCATACCGTTAAACTCGCCGGTGGTTAA
- a CDS encoding D-alanine--D-alanine ligase, with protein sequence MDRINILLLCGGGSSEHEVSLVSANYVQEQLQTNPLFDVERIEIKRDGWFTEDGHLAYLDINTATLNTDVSRQKIDFVVPCIHGYPGETGDIQSMLELAAIPYLGCGPEASSNSFNKITSKLWYDALGVPNTPYLFLSEFTDQTVAQCEEALHRWGALFVKAARQGSSVGCYKVTDLAQLRQSVASAFQFSEQVLVEKAVTPRELEVAAYEIGGELHISAPGEVIAPADAFYTYEEKYSQTSHSHTKVEAEGLTAEQLASIRAYSEKVFRHMKLRHLARVDFFLTSDGQVYLNEVNTFPGMTPISMFPKMLENNGHHMADFLTDCIERSLEQVTTSKV encoded by the coding sequence ATGGACCGTATCAATATATTATTGCTTTGTGGTGGTGGTTCATCAGAGCATGAGGTGTCATTGGTTTCTGCGAATTATGTTCAGGAACAGCTCCAAACTAATCCTCTCTTTGACGTAGAACGTATTGAAATAAAACGTGACGGATGGTTTACCGAAGACGGCCATCTGGCATATTTGGATATCAATACTGCAACCTTGAATACTGATGTTAGTCGTCAGAAAATTGATTTTGTGGTGCCATGCATCCATGGTTATCCCGGAGAGACCGGTGATATTCAATCGATGCTTGAATTAGCTGCCATTCCATATCTGGGATGTGGTCCCGAAGCGAGTTCAAATAGCTTTAATAAGATTACCTCGAAGCTTTGGTATGATGCGTTAGGTGTGCCCAATACCCCCTATTTATTCTTGTCTGAATTTACGGATCAGACGGTTGCACAATGCGAAGAAGCATTGCATCGTTGGGGCGCTTTATTTGTCAAAGCAGCACGACAAGGCTCTTCCGTTGGATGTTACAAGGTCACTGATTTAGCGCAATTGCGTCAGTCTGTTGCCTCGGCATTTCAGTTTTCTGAACAGGTTCTCGTTGAAAAAGCAGTGACACCGAGAGAGTTAGAAGTCGCTGCTTATGAAATCGGCGGGGAACTTCATATTTCAGCACCGGGTGAGGTTATTGCTCCGGCTGACGCTTTTTACACCTATGAAGAGAAATATAGTCAAACCAGTCACTCTCATACCAAGGTTGAGGCTGAAGGTCTTACTGCCGAACAGCTTGCCTCTATTCGTGCATACAGCGAGAAAGTATTTCGCCATATGAAACTTCGACATCTTGCCCGGGTTGATTTTTTCTTGACCTCGGATGGACAAGTTTATTTGAACGAAGTGAATACATTCCCAGGCATGACTCCCATCTCAATGTTCCCGAAAATGTTAGAAAACAATGGCCATCATATGGCAGATTTTTTAACGGATTGCATTGAACGCTCATTGGAACAAGTTACGACTTCCAAGGTTTAA
- a CDS encoding iron-containing alcohol dehydrogenase, whose translation MSVMRFSVPRDIIYGEGALAELATLKGQKAVIVTGGSSMKKFGFLEQCQDYLSQAGIRSIIIDGVEPNPSVKTVWRGAEAMMSFEPDWIVAIGGGSALDAAKVMWCFYEHPHLKFEDIIEVGSMPALRQKAKFIAIPSTSGTASEITAFSVITDTENHIKYPIVAADMVPDIAILDPKLPETMPAHITANTGMDVLTHAAEALVSIAATSFTDPYSIEAIKLVIDNIETAYKEPDNKEARYNMHNASALAGMAFTNASLGLVHSLAHKIGGEFGVTHGLSNAILLPYIIDFNRQYTAKYQFAESILGIDNLAQTVRELNKALNIPSCFKDCDEVDFSEEKFIRVLERMSERAYGDPCTLTNPGKPTVEDVKNLYRKSYYGE comes from the coding sequence ATGAGCGTCATGAGATTTTCTGTACCCAGAGACATTATCTATGGAGAAGGGGCGCTGGCTGAATTGGCAACGTTAAAAGGTCAAAAGGCTGTGATTGTGACCGGTGGGAGCTCAATGAAAAAATTTGGGTTTTTAGAACAATGCCAGGATTATCTGTCGCAAGCCGGTATTCGTAGCATCATCATTGATGGTGTTGAGCCAAACCCATCGGTTAAAACAGTATGGCGCGGTGCTGAAGCCATGATGAGTTTTGAACCTGACTGGATCGTGGCGATAGGGGGTGGATCGGCTCTTGATGCAGCCAAAGTCATGTGGTGCTTCTATGAACATCCTCACTTAAAATTTGAAGATATCATTGAAGTCGGCTCCATGCCGGCATTACGTCAAAAAGCGAAATTTATTGCCATTCCATCAACCAGTGGCACCGCTTCTGAAATCACAGCATTTTCTGTGATCACTGATACCGAAAACCATATCAAGTATCCCATTGTTGCTGCTGACATGGTGCCGGATATTGCGATTCTTGATCCCAAACTACCAGAAACGATGCCGGCACATATTACGGCCAATACCGGTATGGATGTCTTGACACATGCTGCAGAAGCGCTTGTTTCCATTGCTGCCACATCATTTACAGATCCGTACTCGATTGAAGCCATCAAGCTGGTGATCGATAACATTGAAACGGCGTATAAAGAACCTGATAATAAAGAAGCTCGCTATAATATGCATAATGCATCCGCGCTTGCAGGGATGGCATTTACCAATGCCTCATTAGGATTGGTCCATTCACTTGCTCACAAAATTGGTGGTGAGTTTGGCGTGACACATGGCCTGTCAAACGCGATTTTGCTACCATATATCATTGATTTCAACAGACAGTACACCGCCAAGTATCAGTTTGCTGAAAGCATTCTCGGTATTGATAATTTGGCCCAAACAGTCAGAGAGCTAAACAAAGCATTGAATATTCCATCTTGTTTTAAAGATTGTGATGAGGTTGATTTCAGCGAAGAAAAATTCATTCGAGTATTGGAAAGAATGAGTGAGCGGGCCTATGGTGATCCGTGTACATTGACCAATCCAGGAAAACCAACCGTTGAAGACGTGAAAAACTTATACCGTAAAAGCTATTACGGAGAGTAA
- the pntB gene encoding Re/Si-specific NAD(P)(+) transhydrogenase subunit beta, which produces MSAGLVQAAYIVAALFFVMSLAGLSKQESARAGNYYGITGMAIALLATIFAPDTSGIAWIIIAMAIGGTIGIYFAKKVEMTQMPQLVAILHSFVGMAAVLVGYNSFIEAPETVTHAEHVIHLVEVFVGVFIGAVTFTGSIVAFGKLHGVFKSSPLNIPHKHKWNLAAVIVSTLLLFYFVNVDGSYFALMVMTLIAFVFGYHLVASIGGADMPVVVSMLNSYSGWAAAAAGFMLANDLLIVTGALVGSSGAILSYIMCKAMNRSFISVIAGGFGQEVVISDDGEEQGEHREIMAEDVADMLKNSTSVVITPGYGMAVAQAQYPVSEITEKLRAKGIKVRFGIHPVAGRLPGHMNVLLAEAKVPYEIVLEMDEINDDLSETDTVLVIGANDTVNPAALEDPNSPIAGMPVLEVWHAKDVIVFKRSMNTGYAGVQNPLFFKENTQMLFGDAKASCLQILEHLD; this is translated from the coding sequence ATGTCTGCAGGATTAGTACAAGCGGCGTACATCGTTGCTGCTTTATTTTTTGTGATGAGCCTGGCGGGCTTGTCGAAACAGGAATCGGCGAGGGCTGGTAACTATTACGGTATCACCGGGATGGCGATTGCCTTATTGGCGACTATTTTCGCTCCCGATACGTCGGGAATTGCCTGGATTATCATTGCAATGGCGATTGGTGGGACGATCGGTATCTATTTTGCGAAGAAAGTCGAAATGACACAGATGCCCCAGTTGGTCGCAATCCTTCATAGTTTTGTCGGTATGGCCGCTGTGTTGGTTGGATATAATAGCTTTATTGAAGCCCCAGAAACCGTGACACATGCTGAACATGTTATCCATTTGGTTGAAGTTTTTGTGGGGGTTTTTATTGGGGCGGTTACATTTACCGGTTCGATCGTTGCGTTTGGCAAACTCCATGGTGTGTTTAAATCTTCGCCGTTGAATATTCCTCATAAACATAAGTGGAATCTTGCGGCAGTTATCGTTTCCACACTATTGTTGTTCTACTTTGTCAATGTTGACGGGAGTTATTTCGCACTAATGGTGATGACGCTGATCGCTTTTGTTTTTGGCTATCATTTGGTTGCGTCGATCGGTGGTGCAGATATGCCCGTTGTCGTTTCAATGCTGAATTCATACTCAGGATGGGCCGCCGCAGCGGCTGGATTCATGCTGGCGAATGATCTATTGATTGTGACTGGTGCACTTGTCGGTTCTTCGGGGGCGATTCTGTCTTATATCATGTGTAAAGCGATGAACCGCTCTTTTATCAGCGTGATTGCGGGCGGATTTGGTCAGGAAGTCGTGATAAGTGATGATGGAGAAGAGCAAGGTGAACATCGCGAGATCATGGCTGAAGATGTTGCAGATATGCTTAAAAACTCAACGTCTGTCGTGATCACACCAGGATATGGTATGGCGGTGGCTCAGGCTCAGTACCCAGTCTCTGAAATTACCGAGAAACTGAGAGCCAAAGGTATCAAAGTGCGTTTTGGGATCCATCCGGTCGCGGGGCGTTTGCCCGGCCATATGAATGTGCTGTTGGCTGAAGCCAAAGTTCCATATGAAATCGTATTAGAGATGGATGAGATCAATGATGATTTAAGTGAAACAGATACTGTACTGGTCATCGGTGCGAATGATACGGTCAACCCAGCAGCGCTAGAGGATCCGAATAGTCCAATTGCTGGCATGCCAGTTTTGGAAGTTTGGCATGCCAAAGATGTGATTGTCTTTAAGCGTTCAATGAATACCGGATACGCAGGTGTTCAGAATCCGCTCTTCTTTAAAGAGAATACTCAGATGTTATTTGGGGATGCAAAAGCATCATGTTTGCAGATTCTGGAACATTTGGATTAA
- a CDS encoding DUF3319 domain-containing protein, with the protein MAVATYRGFTLKSAGQSSDIWQVKIKHHVLSGNKTAVQKSIDWWCDTASIIDPKEFSNIEAKREQQTAKQEQFAGFTLKNDTGEPNDWYCIFNGRLLKGSKLAIEKHIEKTIIELRQAKAAAAAKK; encoded by the coding sequence ATGGCTGTTGCAACATACCGAGGGTTTACCCTCAAATCTGCCGGTCAATCCAGTGATATCTGGCAAGTAAAAATCAAGCATCATGTCCTTTCCGGTAATAAAACAGCGGTGCAAAAGAGTATTGATTGGTGGTGTGATACTGCTTCGATTATTGATCCCAAAGAATTTTCTAACATCGAAGCTAAAAGAGAGCAGCAGACAGCGAAACAAGAACAATTTGCTGGCTTTACTCTGAAAAATGATACGGGTGAGCCGAATGATTGGTACTGTATATTCAATGGACGTTTGCTTAAGGGCTCCAAGCTCGCAATTGAAAAACACATTGAAAAAACAATTATAGAACTCCGTCAGGCGAAGGCAGCCGCAGCAGCAAAGAAGTAA
- a CDS encoding tyrosine-type recombinase/integrase has translation MLKKPILITKKTIIENYTKQLCAFIHKEQLDELTQHQYSNSSLLAMTKDWNLFVEFCQNQHVAPYPASPDMIRLFLEKESRIRKFSTLRRYTVTITVLHKLLGYPDPITNHQVRLHLMSLRTEKKGDNSQADALGREHLEQLDTKLSTSKEAKDIRDLAIYHLMFECILKRVELRELRVEQLTFHSDSEVRVELRGNDYQLSPPASEAVHRWYQLIDIHASPYVFRSIDRHQNIGIEKLNDSSIYRILRGAGERLGIAHLKFSGQSTRIGATQELYQQGMKIKEIQSFGRWQSPVMPSQYVGKHRQAEIGMQQFKSFKPWKS, from the coding sequence ATGTTAAAAAAACCAATATTAATCACAAAAAAGACAATAATAGAAAACTATACCAAGCAACTTTGTGCTTTTATCCATAAAGAACAACTCGATGAACTGACGCAACATCAGTATTCAAATAGTTCTTTACTTGCCATGACCAAAGACTGGAATCTATTTGTAGAATTTTGTCAGAATCAGCATGTTGCTCCCTATCCGGCATCCCCGGATATGATTCGCCTTTTTCTTGAAAAGGAATCACGGATTAGGAAGTTTTCAACCTTGCGTCGTTACACCGTCACTATAACTGTGCTCCATAAATTGCTTGGGTATCCGGATCCAATCACAAATCATCAGGTCCGTTTACACTTAATGTCTTTAAGAACAGAGAAAAAAGGCGATAATAGTCAAGCAGATGCATTAGGCCGGGAACATCTTGAACAACTCGATACAAAGCTTTCTACATCGAAAGAAGCCAAAGATATTCGAGATCTTGCCATCTATCATCTGATGTTTGAGTGCATACTAAAACGAGTTGAGCTCAGAGAACTTCGCGTGGAACAGCTGACCTTTCACTCGGACTCAGAGGTACGGGTTGAACTCAGAGGCAATGATTACCAACTGTCTCCACCGGCTTCTGAAGCCGTTCACCGTTGGTATCAGCTGATTGATATCCACGCTTCACCTTATGTCTTTCGTTCGATCGATCGTCATCAAAACATCGGGATTGAAAAACTGAATGACTCATCGATCTATCGAATTTTAAGAGGCGCAGGAGAACGACTTGGGATTGCTCATCTTAAATTTTCAGGTCAGTCGACCCGCATCGGAGCAACACAAGAACTCTATCAACAAGGGATGAAAATCAAAGAAATTCAGTCTTTTGGTCGCTGGCAAAGCCCTGTGATGCCTTCTCAGTACGTTGGAAAGCATCGCCAGGCTGAAATTGGAATGCAACAATTTAAATCGTTTAAACCTTGGAAGTCGTAA
- the vxrB gene encoding response regulator transcription factor VxrB, with protein sequence MKQTLLLVEDDKNLADGLLVSLEQAGYNCLHAEKISEVRQYWEQADLVILDRQLPDGDSVEHLVDWKNLKDVPVILLTALVTVKDKVAGLDSGANDYLTKPFAEAELFARVRAQLRAPDGESQDDTKVVTTELTIDKATREVHYKGELITLTRTEFDLLLFLASNLGRVFTRDELLDHVWGYNHFPTTRTVDTHVLQLRQKLSGLEIETLRGVGYKMKA encoded by the coding sequence GTGAAACAGACGTTGCTTCTTGTTGAAGATGATAAAAACTTGGCTGATGGATTATTAGTTAGTCTAGAACAAGCCGGATATAACTGTTTACATGCGGAGAAGATTTCAGAAGTAAGACAGTATTGGGAGCAGGCTGATTTAGTGATTTTGGATCGACAGCTTCCTGATGGTGATTCAGTTGAACACCTCGTTGATTGGAAAAACCTGAAAGATGTTCCGGTTATTCTGTTGACGGCACTGGTCACGGTGAAAGATAAAGTTGCAGGACTTGATTCTGGTGCGAATGATTATCTAACCAAACCATTTGCTGAAGCCGAGTTATTTGCCAGAGTGAGAGCGCAACTTCGAGCGCCTGATGGAGAGTCGCAGGATGATACAAAGGTAGTCACAACAGAACTAACGATTGATAAAGCCACGCGAGAAGTGCATTACAAAGGTGAGTTGATTACGTTGACCCGTACAGAGTTTGATTTACTGCTATTTCTGGCCAGTAACTTAGGCCGAGTATTTACCAGAGATGAATTATTGGATCATGTGTGGGGCTACAATCACTTTCCAACAACAAGAACGGTTGATACGCATGTTCTGCAATTAAGACAAAAACTTTCCGGACTAGAAATTGAAACCTTACGGGGTGTCGGCTATAAAATGAAAGCCTGA